The bacterium genome includes a region encoding these proteins:
- a CDS encoding ABC transporter substrate binding protein yields the protein MQSKEKEDIGEALQVILVRSFTYLSLLVIIVIIIYFVRRKPFQDPVPPGARGMVAIVDGYAEYKAHIQGLREGLLFKGIHTIFYQESSLGEIKEDPVYVIGTEKVKRVLEKLPGRTIIGYAQFQEKPAANYTGVFSGFDWSESMKLYTSILPGLKTIGVLYSESIPGSREQVEALQNFARTSQGLEIKPLPIPENGRELPEKLDFLLDKIDALLGVVQDKNVEAALPVITSSCLNRRLPFIGGGKIGAQMGALAALEYDQKRLGRQVADNIIYQIIKQNKTPAQIPILLPRPDIFINLSTSYRLGIQLPKDIQAKAAEKYS from the coding sequence ATGCAGTCGAAGGAAAAAGAAGATATCGGTGAGGCATTGCAGGTTATTTTGGTTAGGAGCTTTACTTATTTAAGCTTATTGGTTATTATAGTCATCATCATTTACTTCGTGAGGAGGAAACCTTTTCAGGATCCGGTTCCGCCCGGAGCACGGGGCATGGTGGCCATTGTCGATGGTTACGCGGAATATAAAGCGCATATCCAGGGGCTGCGGGAGGGACTATTGTTCAAGGGGATTCATACCATCTTCTATCAGGAGTCAAGCCTAGGAGAAATTAAAGAGGATCCCGTTTATGTCATCGGGACGGAGAAAGTGAAACGGGTTCTTGAAAAGCTTCCCGGACGTACGATCATCGGCTATGCTCAATTTCAGGAAAAACCTGCTGCCAATTACACGGGAGTCTTTTCCGGATTTGACTGGTCCGAGAGCATGAAGCTGTACACCAGTATTTTGCCGGGGCTGAAGACGATTGGAGTTCTCTATTCAGAAAGCATCCCCGGATCCAGAGAGCAGGTTGAGGCCCTGCAAAATTTCGCCCGCACCAGTCAGGGCCTTGAGATAAAGCCCCTCCCGATTCCTGAAAACGGGAGGGAGTTACCGGAGAAGCTGGATTTCCTGTTAGATAAGATAGATGCTCTCCTGGGAGTTGTTCAGGATAAAAATGTCGAGGCAGCCTTGCCGGTCATTACTTCGAGCTGCCTGAATCGCAGGCTCCCCTTCATCGGAGGCGGAAAAATAGGAGCGCAAATGGGAGCCCTGGCTGCCCTGGAATATGACCAAAAGCGGTTAGGCAGGCAGGTAGCGGATAATATTATTTATCAGATCATCAAGCAGAATAAAACTCCTGCTCAGATTCCCATTCTTCTTCCTCGACCGGATATCTTTATCAACCTCTCTACTTCCTATAGGTTGGGCATCCAGCTTCCCAAGGATATTCAGGCCAAAGCTGCGGAAAAGTATTCCTAG
- a CDS encoding complex I subunit 5 family protein: MNKITASVGVGVVLVFFLFCSLPSPAFSPPSLVSEVWASQPAEHSSHAAGEVTQRVAPETSIPSPLPLVVILIPLIGALMLLWLRDSQGQGIIVTLFSGLTLATSLLMYSPVIQGQRFAGALRQGIYYALPFLPSFSLNLTFRVDPAAFTLAVFTCLVWFLVAMFSQGYLAVEQHRLRYNFANLCCLSVTLGAFLAGDLFTLYIFYESILLFLYLMVIHREDEEALQSARVYLYFGVFTGLLLLFGIFLFSYFAGTVDMQSAAGALDRMAYPALKYGVAALFLIGFGGKAGVFLEHIWMPSSYGSAPCLTAALSSGVMIEVGAYGIFRTVNLIFAPSSHLENSAAWMTCAQLGYVLIFVGIMTMLLGAVNALLSTQALRLLAYSSVSQMGYIVMGIGCAAYMGRSGAMGLAGALYHIVNHALFKVGLFLSVGAVYFHTRELDIRKLGGLWRDLPIAALTLLISVLAIAGFPLLNGFASKTMLHHAILEAYQHSVHFSPTHTPDFGLRIAEIIFIITAGGTFAYTMKLFSMVFLGPKKEATSKPVSSPSPLGMNISLLLFSAGIVLFGLFPNWLLEHCIGPMLPYFGFDAHSHAYHLIYNIHAAALPHSTLPLWYDPVHRTLLASTEAIHNLSGGSTAILAGGTIFLIFLASGLSEKVLSPAWGLTPYYQKAFTGFRTVCRVTYQRVVGVAEKIISVLMVYLWIPGIKRELIVPDPVQHAEKGMFRLISHVDEHYARSVDQTVRAKGIFGHISQVDESYTQVIDRTARTRRMFGHFSRVDAMYDMVFDKARAVAERRLFDRISHADEKFSDSFDLAADKRSIFDNATRADGQLSGAYDRVIFSRFFWGMLTRRDEFKAGLWKYFNIVEVWYDRFIERALFDIIGSEDLSKIQLGGNDFAQSRFLRMCKRASEIHSGDISSYITWITITLTIIVATLVGFLYIKTFFAMIIALSTIVTFFGVLAAVITFFFKR, from the coding sequence ATGAACAAGATAACAGCATCGGTCGGCGTCGGCGTGGTTTTGGTATTTTTCCTTTTTTGTTCTCTTCCTTCCCCTGCTTTTTCTCCTCCCTCCCTGGTGTCTGAAGTTTGGGCCTCACAGCCCGCGGAGCATAGTTCTCATGCAGCAGGGGAAGTCACCCAAAGAGTGGCTCCGGAAACGTCCATTCCTTCCCCCCTCCCGCTGGTGGTTATCCTCATCCCCCTGATCGGGGCTCTGATGCTCCTGTGGCTGCGGGACAGTCAGGGGCAGGGGATCATTGTCACCCTGTTCAGCGGTCTGACCCTGGCCACTTCCCTGCTGATGTACTCGCCGGTGATCCAGGGGCAAAGGTTTGCAGGCGCTCTGCGCCAGGGAATCTACTATGCTCTTCCCTTTTTGCCCTCGTTCTCACTGAATTTGACCTTCAGGGTCGATCCTGCGGCCTTTACGCTGGCGGTTTTTACCTGCCTGGTATGGTTTTTGGTTGCCATGTTCTCGCAGGGGTATTTAGCCGTTGAGCAGCACCGCCTGCGGTACAATTTCGCCAATCTGTGCTGCCTGAGTGTAACCCTGGGGGCTTTCCTGGCCGGGGACCTCTTTACTCTATACATATTTTATGAATCGATCCTTCTCTTTCTCTACCTGATGGTTATTCATCGCGAGGATGAGGAAGCCCTGCAGTCTGCCAGGGTTTATCTTTACTTTGGGGTATTTACCGGCCTTTTGCTGCTGTTCGGAATTTTCCTGTTCTCGTATTTTGCCGGTACGGTTGACATGCAGAGTGCGGCGGGTGCCCTTGACCGGATGGCATATCCGGCTCTCAAGTATGGGGTGGCCGCGCTCTTTCTCATAGGATTTGGCGGCAAAGCCGGTGTCTTTCTTGAGCATATCTGGATGCCTTCATCCTATGGTTCAGCCCCCTGCCTCACCGCTGCCCTCTCGTCGGGGGTCATGATCGAGGTTGGCGCTTATGGGATATTCCGGACCGTCAACCTGATTTTTGCTCCTTCCAGCCACCTGGAAAACTCCGCGGCCTGGATGACCTGTGCGCAATTAGGCTATGTGCTGATCTTTGTGGGGATCATGACCATGCTGCTGGGGGCTGTCAATGCCCTGCTTTCCACCCAGGCGCTGCGGCTTTTAGCCTATTCCAGTGTCAGTCAGATGGGCTACATTGTCATGGGCATCGGCTGCGCTGCCTATATGGGCAGGAGCGGGGCGATGGGCCTTGCAGGAGCCCTCTACCATATCGTCAATCACGCCCTGTTCAAGGTGGGCTTATTCCTGAGCGTCGGAGCGGTCTACTTTCACACCAGGGAGCTTGATATCCGAAAACTCGGCGGATTGTGGCGGGATTTGCCGATTGCCGCCCTGACGCTGCTGATCAGTGTCCTGGCTATTGCCGGCTTCCCTTTGCTGAACGGTTTTGCCAGCAAGACCATGCTGCACCATGCCATCCTGGAGGCCTATCAGCACTCGGTCCATTTCTCCCCCACACACACTCCCGATTTCGGGCTTCGGATAGCTGAAATCATTTTCATCATTACGGCTGGCGGCACCTTCGCCTATACCATGAAACTTTTCAGCATGGTCTTTCTGGGACCGAAAAAGGAGGCGACGAGTAAACCGGTTTCTTCTCCCTCGCCTCTGGGCATGAATATCTCACTGCTTCTTTTTTCAGCAGGTATTGTGCTCTTTGGATTGTTTCCCAACTGGCTGCTGGAGCATTGTATCGGTCCCATGCTGCCCTACTTTGGATTTGACGCCCATTCTCATGCCTATCATCTGATCTATAATATCCATGCTGCCGCTCTGCCCCACTCCACCCTGCCGCTGTGGTATGATCCGGTTCACCGGACCCTGCTGGCCAGTACGGAGGCAATTCACAACCTTTCCGGCGGCAGCACGGCTATTTTGGCTGGAGGAACGATTTTCCTCATCTTTCTGGCTTCCGGGCTTTCCGAAAAAGTCCTGTCGCCTGCCTGGGGATTGACTCCCTATTACCAGAAAGCATTTACCGGCTTTCGCACTGTGTGCCGGGTAACCTACCAGAGAGTTGTCGGGGTGGCCGAGAAAATTATTTCCGTGCTGATGGTGTATCTGTGGATTCCGGGAATCAAACGGGAACTGATTGTGCCTGATCCGGTTCAGCATGCTGAAAAAGGCATGTTCCGGCTGATTTCCCATGTTGACGAGCACTATGCCCGGTCCGTTGATCAGACCGTTCGGGCCAAGGGAATATTCGGCCACATTTCCCAGGTCGATGAGAGCTATACCCAGGTTATCGACCGGACTGCCCGGACCAGGCGTATGTTTGGTCATTTTTCCCGGGTAGATGCGATGTACGATATGGTTTTTGATAAGGCCAGGGCTGTTGCCGAGAGAAGGCTGTTTGACAGAATTTCACATGCTGATGAAAAATTTTCAGACTCTTTTGACCTGGCAGCGGACAAGCGCAGCATTTTCGATAACGCCACCAGAGCGGATGGCCAGTTGAGTGGAGCGTATGACCGGGTTATTTTCAGCCGCTTTTTCTGGGGCATGTTAACCAGACGCGATGAATTCAAGGCCGGGCTCTGGAAGTATTTTAATATCGTTGAGGTCTGGTATGACAGGTTCATCGAGCGAGCGCTCTTTGATATTATCGGCTCTGAAGATTTGTCGAAAATCCAACTGGGAGGAAACGATTTTGCTCAATCACGGTTTTTGCGCATGTGTAAAAGGGCGAGTGAAATCCATAGCGGGGATATCAGCAGTTATATTACCTGGATTACCATAACCCTGACAATCATCGTCGCCACCCTGGTCGGCTTTTTATACATTAAAACATTTTTCGCCATGATCATAGCTTTATCGACCATCGTTACCTTTTTTGGGGTACTGGCCGCTGTTATAACCTTTTTTTTCAAACGATAG
- a CDS encoding proton-conducting transporter membrane subunit: protein MNQMSSMLPLLALSIPLLGIAVILRINRRFPEKVNLFTALTTLLTFLTVAAMYPDIRAGKVITRTFAMFTPPQGGFPPLVFSFRVDALGFFIGLIAVGVWMLSSFFAIEFMRKKHARIRYDVFSLLTLVGMLGVVFTGDLFSLYVFFELLSVASLVLVLHEQTPAAMRGGVIYIFMGICGGLILLMSILLTCSLTGSIDLAVVGLGLKGSKWLPLIFWGYILGFGVKAGIFPLHFWMPSAYPETPTCAVALSSGVMIKAGAYGIIRTIYSIIGLESLRTGVLVPILLGMALVSIFIGSAAAINQKDIKRLLGYSSVSQIGYIILGLTLLSPLGLTAGILHIFNHAIIKAALFLCAGAFIHQTGKGCLNDLKGIGRSMPLVTACFTAAALSMIGLPPFNGFISKWFLAAGALDAVKVGSYNLGVGILAVGTLIVSSFMNLIYYGPIVYNAWFGIQEEGNRGANRQDPRPVMMIPVFLLALGTVIFGIFPGFPLALAQRISQFYFH, encoded by the coding sequence ATGAACCAGATGAGCAGCATGTTACCCTTGTTAGCATTATCCATTCCCCTTCTCGGAATTGCCGTGATTCTGCGGATCAACCGGCGATTTCCGGAAAAGGTCAACCTGTTTACCGCGCTCACCACGCTCCTGACCTTTCTGACCGTTGCCGCCATGTACCCGGACATCAGGGCGGGAAAGGTCATCACCAGGACCTTTGCCATGTTCACCCCTCCTCAAGGAGGATTTCCCCCGCTGGTTTTCTCGTTCAGAGTCGATGCCCTGGGATTCTTCATCGGGCTTATCGCAGTGGGGGTCTGGATGCTGTCCAGCTTTTTTGCCATTGAATTCATGCGGAAAAAACATGCCCGGATCCGGTATGATGTTTTTTCGCTCCTCACCCTGGTGGGCATGCTTGGCGTGGTCTTTACCGGGGACCTGTTCAGCCTGTATGTCTTCTTTGAGCTTCTGAGCGTAGCCTCGCTGGTGCTGGTGCTTCACGAACAGACCCCGGCGGCCATGCGGGGGGGCGTTATCTATATCTTCATGGGAATCTGCGGAGGGCTCATCCTCCTGATGTCCATTTTACTGACCTGCTCCCTGACCGGCTCGATCGACCTTGCCGTGGTGGGCCTTGGATTAAAGGGAAGTAAATGGCTGCCGCTGATTTTCTGGGGCTACATCCTCGGCTTTGGGGTGAAGGCAGGCATCTTTCCCCTGCATTTCTGGATGCCTTCGGCTTATCCCGAGACTCCGACCTGCGCTGTGGCCCTCTCGTCCGGTGTCATGATCAAGGCCGGGGCTTACGGGATTATCCGGACCATCTACAGTATCATCGGTCTTGAATCCCTGCGGACAGGTGTTCTGGTGCCTATCCTGCTGGGAATGGCTCTGGTGTCCATTTTCATCGGCTCTGCGGCGGCCATTAATCAAAAAGATATCAAAAGGCTTCTGGGTTACTCCAGTGTATCGCAAATCGGCTACATCATTCTCGGCCTGACCCTGCTTTCTCCTCTGGGGCTGACCGCCGGGATTCTGCACATTTTCAATCATGCGATCATTAAAGCCGCCCTGTTTTTGTGCGCTGGTGCATTTATCCATCAGACCGGCAAAGGGTGTCTGAATGATCTGAAAGGAATCGGAAGGAGCATGCCGCTGGTAACCGCCTGCTTTACGGCAGCAGCACTGTCGATGATCGGCCTTCCGCCCTTCAACGGGTTTATCAGCAAGTGGTTTCTGGCTGCCGGAGCACTGGATGCGGTCAAGGTGGGCTCCTATAATCTGGGGGTGGGCATTCTGGCCGTCGGCACCCTGATTGTCAGCAGCTTCATGAACCTGATCTACTATGGCCCGATTGTCTATAACGCCTGGTTTGGAATCCAGGAGGAGGGTAACAGGGGAGCGAATCGGCAGGACCCCAGGCCGGTGATGATGATTCCGGTCTTCCTGCTGGCTCTGGGAACGGTGATTTTCGGGATTTTCCCTGGCTTCCCGCTGGCTCTGGCCCAGCGGATCAGCCAATTTTATTTTCATTAG
- a CDS encoding ATP-binding protein encodes MVVTILPLWSLVFFMFSGITNLSITQKLMIGFLVVIFCTITVGTFAYVSLLRVSYELREMSGKLDPSSPKDREVIRSTDRLNRIAARDRVILFAGTMLSFIATLGVSLFLANRFADPVISLAKKAESIGQGQLNERIAISSHDEIGELAGAFNRMAASLQDRRVEIERVNQELERRDRVLCEANAKLERLNAIKSDFLSIVSHELRTPLTVIKGYISLIKNQRLGPVNEQQLKGLTIADERADHLNSLISDLLDLSRIELDKYEIRQEVSDFARMAGVTIDSMRPLFEKKGIRFTTRIPDGLPQVYADKQKVSQVLTNLLSNAMKFTPARGEVVLEAFPEVEEGAQGENWPAQDFVQINVSDTGIGLDEEEIHKIFDKFYQVDNSATREHGGTGLGLCIARNIVDLHHGRMWVKSRKGEGSTFSFTLPRAGRALTEAAGTRVEPSDKKMPCNSLTAEDAPDRQQDARKRHILVVDDNPVIRDLIITCISRQNWKIATAGDGIEALEKIFQDPVDLILLDISLPKLSGYDLCQIIKINEKTRNIPVIILSASAQRSEIERGFQMGANDYITHPFVPEDVVRRIHNLMNVV; translated from the coding sequence ATGGTTGTTACCATCCTTCCTCTGTGGTCGCTGGTATTTTTTATGTTTTCAGGAATAACGAATCTTTCGATTACTCAGAAATTGATGATCGGGTTTCTGGTGGTCATCTTTTGTACGATCACGGTGGGAACCTTTGCCTATGTTTCCCTGCTGCGGGTTAGTTATGAGCTTCGGGAAATGAGCGGTAAGCTGGACCCTTCCAGTCCGAAGGACCGGGAGGTTATCCGAAGCACGGACCGGTTAAACAGGATAGCTGCACGGGATAGAGTCATCCTCTTTGCAGGTACGATGCTGAGTTTTATCGCCACCTTGGGCGTATCGTTATTTTTGGCGAACAGATTTGCCGATCCGGTCATTTCTCTGGCCAAAAAGGCGGAATCGATCGGCCAGGGGCAGTTGAATGAGCGGATTGCCATCAGCAGCCATGACGAGATCGGAGAGCTGGCCGGAGCGTTTAACCGCATGGCTGCATCTTTGCAGGACCGGCGGGTTGAAATCGAGAGGGTTAATCAGGAACTGGAAAGGCGGGACCGGGTATTGTGTGAAGCCAATGCGAAACTGGAAAGGCTGAATGCCATAAAATCGGATTTTCTCTCAATCGTGTCGCATGAGCTGCGAACGCCGCTTACAGTAATCAAGGGATATATCTCGTTAATTAAAAACCAGCGGCTGGGGCCGGTCAATGAGCAGCAGCTCAAGGGGCTGACTATCGCCGATGAGCGGGCGGATCACTTGAATAGTCTGATCAGTGACCTGCTCGATCTGTCCCGGATCGAGCTGGACAAATATGAAATCCGGCAGGAGGTTTCGGATTTTGCCAGAATGGCAGGAGTCACCATCGATTCCATGCGGCCTCTGTTCGAGAAAAAGGGAATCCGCTTCACAACCCGTATCCCGGATGGGCTTCCCCAGGTTTATGCAGATAAGCAGAAAGTTTCCCAGGTACTCACCAACCTTTTGAGCAATGCCATGAAATTTACTCCGGCCCGGGGAGAGGTCGTCCTGGAAGCTTTTCCCGAAGTTGAGGAAGGGGCACAGGGTGAAAACTGGCCTGCTCAGGACTTTGTGCAGATCAATGTCAGTGATACGGGCATCGGCCTGGACGAAGAGGAAATCCATAAGATTTTCGATAAATTTTACCAGGTAGACAATTCGGCTACCCGTGAACACGGAGGGACCGGACTGGGGCTGTGCATTGCCAGAAATATCGTGGACCTGCATCATGGACGGATGTGGGTCAAGAGCAGGAAGGGAGAGGGCAGCACCTTTTCCTTCACCTTGCCCAGAGCCGGAAGAGCCTTGACTGAGGCCGCCGGGACCAGAGTAGAGCCTTCGGATAAAAAGATGCCCTGCAACAGCCTGACGGCTGAGGATGCCCCAGACAGACAGCAGGATGCCAGGAAGCGTCATATCTTGGTGGTTGACGATAATCCGGTTATCCGGGATTTGATCATAACCTGCATCAGCAGGCAAAATTGGAAAATCGCCACTGCCGGTGACGGAATCGAAGCCCTGGAAAAGATCTTCCAGGACCCTGTGGATTTGATACTGCTCGATATCAGTCTTCCAAAACTAAGCGGCTATGATTTATGCCAGATCATCAAGATAAACGAGAAAACCCGGAACATTCCGGTAATCATCCTCTCGGCCTCTGCCCAGCGGTCCGAGATTGAACGAGGGTTCCAGATGGGAGCGAATGACTATATCACCCATCCCTTTGTGCCGGAGGATGTAGTAAGAAGGATTCACAATCTGATGAATGTTGTGTAA
- a CDS encoding response regulator: MNSSEQTKILIVDDDPDTRDIIRLSLNSRAYRISEARTGVEALEKVNAYDPDVVVLDVMLPEKSGMEVCKALKESTKTAHVPVIMLTAKQTINDKVEGLNIGADDYLVKPFDPVELEARIKALLRKMRRDLYANPLTHLPGNVPIEKEIQRAIDEQRSFAALFIDLDNFKVYNDNYGYAAGNRIIKFCAHTISDSVRRFGNPQDFTGHIGGDDFVVLTTPDKADQICQEIIRIFDSLIPIQYNEEDVTRGYLISEDRRGEVKKFPLMTISIVVITNENNQFIHHLQVAEKAAELKKHVKRIEGSNYQKDRRKTQSTAKNEATDSPVTLDG, translated from the coding sequence ATGAACTCGTCCGAGCAGACCAAGATATTGATTGTCGATGATGATCCGGATACGCGGGATATTATCCGGCTGAGTTTGAATTCCCGCGCTTACCGTATCTCAGAGGCCCGAACAGGCGTCGAGGCCCTGGAAAAGGTTAATGCCTATGATCCTGACGTTGTGGTGCTTGACGTTATGCTGCCGGAAAAGTCAGGCATGGAAGTGTGCAAGGCACTGAAGGAAAGTACCAAAACCGCCCATGTTCCGGTAATCATGCTGACAGCCAAACAGACCATAAACGATAAAGTTGAAGGGCTGAATATCGGGGCTGACGATTACCTGGTCAAGCCCTTCGACCCGGTAGAGCTGGAGGCCAGAATCAAGGCCCTGCTCCGGAAAATGAGGCGCGATCTCTATGCGAATCCCCTGACGCATCTGCCGGGCAATGTTCCCATCGAGAAGGAAATCCAGCGGGCCATTGATGAGCAGAGAAGCTTTGCAGCCCTGTTCATCGATCTCGATAACTTCAAGGTCTATAATGACAATTACGGGTATGCGGCTGGAAACAGGATCATCAAATTTTGCGCGCACACGATTTCAGACAGCGTAAGGCGCTTTGGCAACCCCCAGGACTTTACCGGCCATATCGGCGGCGACGATTTTGTGGTCCTGACCACTCCTGATAAAGCGGATCAGATCTGCCAGGAAATTATCAGAATCTTCGACAGTCTCATTCCGATCCAGTATAACGAGGAGGATGTAACCAGAGGATACCTGATCAGCGAGGATCGAAGGGGAGAGGTTAAAAAATTCCCGCTGATGACTATTTCGATTGTGGTTATTACGAATGAAAACAACCAGTTTATTCATCATCTCCAGGTTGCTGAGAAGGCAGCGGAATTAAAGAAGCACGTCAAGAGGATTGAGGGGAGCAATTACCAGAAGGACCGGCGAAAGACTCAATCAACGGCCAAAAATGAGGCGACCGACTCTCCGGTCACCCTGGACGGGTAA